In the genome of Montipora foliosa isolate CH-2021 chromosome 3, ASM3666993v2, whole genome shotgun sequence, one region contains:
- the LOC137994787 gene encoding uncharacterized protein, translating to MAAKEDVSKPFGEDAGEILQLCDESNDEGRGEGTYEFDVDEMKSQLGIDDIVKSVAALTELVKRKVDNSADTEVGLKRAKLVAGSSFSISCPPEGSEPSTSAVAKSFTTDTETAELGYILPSICEETEAFGPPVSDMIANIVNANCVTKPLEDKVKEIHSRYQTPRNCEFLGVPKVNKELWFDLSKPVRMKDLALQDVQKNIVKANQALVVTLERVIKAEDKKEKIDPSTILPQLSDMLNVLGNAIFLTSLKRRDELRPHINKSFQSVCSKSTKITTLLFGDDLAKQIKDISEVNKISRKVSCSSRDSRSSGSRTDGKTVTFSTRGKKGPFLGFRRGSSGGGRIPYSRPSSSNPSTSRTNKDKA from the coding sequence ATGGCAGCGAAAGAGGACGTTAGTAAACCTTTTGGAGAGGACGCTGGTGAGATTTTGCAGCTCTGCGACGAGTCCAACGACGAAGGTCGTGGCGAGGGAACTTACGAGTTTGACGTGGATGAAATGAAAAGTCAACTGGGTATCGACGACATTGTGAAGTCCGTCGCAGCTTTGACGGAGCTAGTGAAGAGAAAGGTCGACAATTCTGCCGACACCGAAGTAGGCCTCAAACGGGCTAAGCTCGTGGCCGGTAGTTCATTTTCAATTTCGTGCCCACCCGAAGGGTCGGAGCCGAGTACAAGTGCCGTAGCAAAATCTTTTACTACGGACACTGAAACGGCGGAGCTTGGGTACATCTTGCCGTCTATTTGTGAGGAAACCGAAGCTTTCGGCCCTCCAGTTAGCGACATGATTGCTAACATAGTGAACGcaaattgcgtgacaaaacctCTGGAAGACAAGGTCAAGGAGATCCATAGCAGGTACCAGACTCCAAGAAACTGTGAATTCCTCGGAGTCCCTAAAGTTAACAAAGAACTCTGGTTTGATTTGTCTAAACCGGTTCGTATGAAAGACCTAGCCCTGCAAGATGTTCAAAAGAATATCGTTAAAGCCAATCAAGCTCTTGTGGTGACCCTCGAGCGTGTCATTAAGGCAGAGgataaaaaggagaaaattgaTCCTTCTACTATCCTTCCCCAGCTTTCAGACATGTTGAATGTTTTGGGGAATGCTATTTTTCTGACCTCTTTAAAGAGGAGGGATGAGCTAAGGCCTCATATTAATAAAAGCTTTCAGTCAGTGTGTTCAAAATCTACAAAGATAACAACGCTCCTTTTCGGCGATGACCTTGCCAAACAGATTAAGGATATTAGTGAGGTCAACAAAATTTCAAGGAAAGTCTCCTGCTCAAGTCGTGATTCACGTTCAAGTGGCTCTCGCACAGATGGGAAAACTGTTACTTTCAGTACGCGAGGAAAGAAGGGTCCTTTTTTAGGATTCCGCCGAGGTTCGTCCGGAGGAGGCCGTATACCCTACTCACGTCCCAGTTCCAGCAACCCATCAACAAGCAGGACAAACAAGGACAAGGCGTGA